Proteins encoded by one window of Mesorhizobium sp. INR15:
- a CDS encoding nuclear transport factor 2 family protein codes for MPSRERVEAFLKEVVHGSHVHAIADFYHDDATMQENLGTPRRGIETLKAHEQAALDRIEKMHTHPVQTFLVDGDNVAIRWTFDMTDKTGTVRRLEEVALQRWRGERIAEERFVYDTATAWRVVGPPDGAVIQS; via the coding sequence ATGCCCAGCCGCGAACGCGTTGAAGCCTTTCTCAAGGAGGTCGTCCACGGCAGTCATGTCCACGCGATCGCCGACTTCTACCATGATGACGCCACCATGCAGGAGAACCTCGGTACTCCGCGTCGCGGCATCGAAACGCTGAAGGCACACGAACAAGCCGCTCTCGACCGGATCGAGAAGATGCACACGCATCCGGTGCAGACATTTCTGGTCGATGGCGACAATGTCGCCATCCGCTGGACATTCGACATGACCGACAAGACTGGCACCGTCCGGCGGCTGGAAGAAGTAGCGTTGCAGCGCTGGCGCGGGGAACGGATCGCGGAAGAGCGGTTCGTCTATGACACCGCAACAGCGTGGCGCGTCGTCGGGCCGCCGGATGGCGCGGTGATACAGAGCTGA
- a CDS encoding ion channel, with translation MKLADKGGSQQDSATARLRDRLRKLYHGRTPAAFRFQMVAVVIDLAIIGFFIATPILQQSASFLWLDYTVAALVAADMMARLLASNDMLRLMKQPTSWVDVFILLTLLLPTALANLAFLRILRLWSLSRSGSIWRHFEMRRLRPWREASHAVINLLTFLFDITGFVYTFFFRTGAGLESYIDALYFTVATVTTTGFGDIVLPGMAGKLTAIVTMIIGISLFVRLAQAIFRPAKVFFPCPQCGLQRHEPDAVHCKACGHVLNIPDDGN, from the coding sequence ATGAAACTGGCGGACAAGGGCGGATCACAGCAAGATTCAGCGACAGCGCGGCTGCGCGACAGGCTGCGCAAGCTCTACCATGGGCGCACGCCGGCTGCCTTCCGGTTCCAGATGGTGGCGGTCGTCATCGATCTCGCCATCATCGGCTTCTTCATCGCCACGCCGATCCTGCAGCAATCCGCCTCTTTCCTGTGGCTCGATTATACCGTCGCGGCGCTCGTCGCAGCCGACATGATGGCTCGGCTGCTCGCCTCCAACGACATGCTGCGCCTGATGAAACAGCCGACGTCGTGGGTCGATGTCTTCATCCTGCTGACGCTGCTGTTGCCGACGGCACTCGCCAATCTCGCTTTTCTGCGCATCCTGCGGCTCTGGTCGCTGTCGCGCAGCGGTTCGATCTGGCGGCATTTCGAGATGCGGCGCCTGCGGCCATGGCGCGAAGCAAGCCACGCCGTGATCAATCTTTTGACGTTCCTCTTCGACATCACCGGTTTTGTCTACACGTTTTTCTTTCGCACCGGCGCCGGCCTCGAAAGCTATATCGACGCGCTATATTTCACCGTCGCCACGGTAACGACGACCGGCTTCGGCGACATCGTGCTGCCGGGCATGGCCGGCAAGCTCACCGCCATCGTCACCATGATCATCGGCATATCGCTGTTCGTCAGGCTGGCGCAGGCAATCTTCCGGCCGGCCAAGGTGTTCTTTCCCTGTCCGCAATGCGGGCTGCAGCGGCATGAGCCGGATGCCGTTCATTGCAAGGCCTGCGGGCACGTTCTCAACATACCCGATGACGGCAACTAG
- a CDS encoding DMT family transporter — protein MTPQPSIPKAAFWMALSITSFLAMSVAGRATTSVLNVFQVLELRSVIGFFILLPLVMMSGGFAAMRTERPLAHIARNVVHYTGQAAWLYALTLIPLAVLISIEFTTPIWTAILAVTFLGERLTRPKLAAVILGLIGVVIIVRPGVGSVDPGHVVVLGAAVCFGVSLVLVKSLTRTDSVVRIIFWMLVIQSVVGLIPALYEWRNPPLELWPWILLIAFSGMSSHFCMARALTYADATVISPMDFLRVPLSALVGWLLYGEQIDAFTAGGALLILMGNLLNLQRKSAKPAEVAAS, from the coding sequence ATGACACCCCAGCCTTCGATCCCCAAAGCCGCGTTCTGGATGGCGCTTTCGATCACGTCGTTCCTGGCGATGTCGGTTGCCGGCCGCGCCACGACCAGCGTCCTCAACGTTTTCCAGGTGCTGGAACTGCGCTCCGTGATCGGCTTCTTCATCCTGCTGCCGCTGGTGATGATGAGCGGCGGTTTCGCGGCCATGCGCACCGAGCGCCCCCTCGCCCATATCGCGCGCAACGTCGTCCACTATACCGGCCAGGCGGCGTGGCTTTATGCGCTGACGCTAATCCCCCTCGCGGTCTTGATTTCGATCGAATTCACCACGCCAATCTGGACGGCGATCCTCGCCGTCACCTTTCTAGGCGAAAGGCTCACCCGCCCTAAGCTGGCCGCCGTCATACTCGGGCTGATCGGCGTGGTGATCATCGTGCGTCCCGGCGTCGGCTCGGTCGATCCCGGCCATGTTGTCGTTCTGGGAGCAGCAGTTTGCTTCGGCGTCTCGCTGGTCCTCGTCAAGTCGCTGACGCGGACCGACAGCGTCGTGCGCATCATCTTCTGGATGCTGGTTATCCAGTCGGTCGTCGGCCTGATCCCGGCGCTCTACGAATGGCGCAACCCGCCGCTTGAGCTTTGGCCATGGATACTGCTGATTGCCTTCAGCGGCATGTCCTCGCATTTCTGCATGGCCCGCGCACTGACCTATGCCGACGCCACGGTCATTTCACCGATGGACTTCCTGCGCGTGCCCTTGTCGGCGCTGGTCGGTTGGCTGCTGTATGGCGAACAGATCGACGCTTTCACCGCTGGCGGTGCGTTGCTCATCCTGATGGGCAACCTGCTCAATTTGCAGCGAAAATCGGCAAAGCCGGCCGAAGTGGCGGCGTCGTAG